The following are from one region of the Falco biarmicus isolate bFalBia1 chromosome 1, bFalBia1.pri, whole genome shotgun sequence genome:
- the P2RX6 gene encoding P2X purinoceptor 6 isoform X4, giving the protein MRSQAPLRACGALLDYKTVKFALTRNRRVGLLHRLLQLGVLGYVLGWVLLARKGYQDTDRAPRAAVVTKMKGAAVAEAVGKGRRLWDAADYARPPQGENVLFLVTNFIATAQQSQGTCPESPSVLDAVCTEDADCPVGNPVVHGNGIKTGKCVMFNTTHSTCEIYGWCPVENNTVPRKPLLAEAENFTLFIKNTVHFTKFNFSKCNALQTNDPTYFKSCTYDPFFNRSCPVFRVRDMVEAAGETFGDLALLGGSIGVRIEWDCDLDHPAAQCQPQYSFSLQDRRYNFRTASYYWDSQRRLYRNLLKLYGIRFDISVHGQLAGCMASCWHRFSPPW; this is encoded by the exons ATGAGGAGCCAGGCGCCGTTGCGGGCGTGCGGGGCCCTCCTCGATTACAAGACGGTGAAATTCGCGCTGACGCGGAACCGGCGGGTCGGGCTGCTGCACCGCTTGCTCCAGCTCGGCGTGCTGGGCTACGTGCTCGG gtgggtgctgctggcacgGAAGGGCTACCAGGATACCGACCgtgccccccgcgccgccgtGGTCACCAAGATGAAGGGGGCGGCTGTCGCCGAGGCGGTGGGCAAGGGCCGGCGGCTGTGGGACGCGGCGGACTACGCCCGGCCCCCCCAG GGAGAGAACGTGCTTTTTCTGGTGACCAATTTCATTGCTACGGCACAGCAGTCCCAAGGCACCTGCCCCGAG AGCCCCTCGGTTCTTGATGCGGTGTGCACAGAAGACGCAGACTGTCCCGTGGGAAACCCGGTGGTTCATGGTAACG GGATAAAAACTGGGAAATGTGTGATGTTCAACACCACCCATTCCACCTGTGAGATCTATGGCTGGTGTCCTGTGGAGAACAACACTGTGCCCAG GAAACCTCTTCTGGCTGAGGCGGAGAATTTCactctttttataaaaaatactgtccACTTCACCAAATTTAACTTCTCCAA GTGCAATGCTTTGCAGACCAATGACCCCACCTATTTCAAGAGCTGCACGTATGATCCATTCTTCAACCGCTCCTGTCCTGTCTTCCGTGTCCGTGACATGgtggaggcagctggagagacCTTTGGAGACCTTGCGCTGCTG ggGGGGAGCATCGGAGTTCGCATTGAGTGGGACTGTGACCTGGATCACCCTGCTGCCCAGTGCCAGCCACAGTACTCCTTCAGCCTGCAGGACAGGAGGTACAATTTTAG AACTGCCTCCTACTACTGGGATTCCCAGCGGCGGCTCTACCGGAATCTGCTGAAGCTCTACGGGATCCGCTTTGACATCTCTGTGCATGGCCAG ctggcGGGCTGCATGGCTTCCTGCTGGCATCGCTTCTCCCCACCCTGGTGA
- the P2RX6 gene encoding P2X purinoceptor 6 isoform X3, with protein sequence MRSQAPLRACGALLDYKTVKFALTRNRRVGLLHRLLQLGVLGYVLGWVLLARKGYQDTDRAPRAAVVTKMKGAAVAEAVGKGRRLWDAADYARPPQGENVLFLVTNFIATAQQSQGTCPESPSVLDAVCTEDADCPVGNPVVHGNGIKTGKCVMFNTTHSTCEIYGWCPVENNTVPRKPLLAEAENFTLFIKNTVHFTKFNFSKCNALQTNDPTYFKSCTYDPFFNRSCPVFRVRDMVEAAGETFGDLALLGGSIGVRIEWDCDLDHPAAQCQPQYSFSLQDRRYNFRTASYYWDSQRRLYRNLLKLYGIRFDISVHGQSFASRAGKNGPSRVKRNFLVMP encoded by the exons ATGAGGAGCCAGGCGCCGTTGCGGGCGTGCGGGGCCCTCCTCGATTACAAGACGGTGAAATTCGCGCTGACGCGGAACCGGCGGGTCGGGCTGCTGCACCGCTTGCTCCAGCTCGGCGTGCTGGGCTACGTGCTCGG gtgggtgctgctggcacgGAAGGGCTACCAGGATACCGACCgtgccccccgcgccgccgtGGTCACCAAGATGAAGGGGGCGGCTGTCGCCGAGGCGGTGGGCAAGGGCCGGCGGCTGTGGGACGCGGCGGACTACGCCCGGCCCCCCCAG GGAGAGAACGTGCTTTTTCTGGTGACCAATTTCATTGCTACGGCACAGCAGTCCCAAGGCACCTGCCCCGAG AGCCCCTCGGTTCTTGATGCGGTGTGCACAGAAGACGCAGACTGTCCCGTGGGAAACCCGGTGGTTCATGGTAACG GGATAAAAACTGGGAAATGTGTGATGTTCAACACCACCCATTCCACCTGTGAGATCTATGGCTGGTGTCCTGTGGAGAACAACACTGTGCCCAG GAAACCTCTTCTGGCTGAGGCGGAGAATTTCactctttttataaaaaatactgtccACTTCACCAAATTTAACTTCTCCAA GTGCAATGCTTTGCAGACCAATGACCCCACCTATTTCAAGAGCTGCACGTATGATCCATTCTTCAACCGCTCCTGTCCTGTCTTCCGTGTCCGTGACATGgtggaggcagctggagagacCTTTGGAGACCTTGCGCTGCTG ggGGGGAGCATCGGAGTTCGCATTGAGTGGGACTGTGACCTGGATCACCCTGCTGCCCAGTGCCAGCCACAGTACTCCTTCAGCCTGCAGGACAGGAGGTACAATTTTAG AACTGCCTCCTACTACTGGGATTCCCAGCGGCGGCTCTACCGGAATCTGCTGAAGCTCTACGGGATCCGCTTTGACATCTCTGTGCATGGCCAG AGTTTTGcaagcagagcaggaaaaaatggTCCCTCCCGTGTGAAGAGAAACTTCTTGGTAATGCCCTGA